A stretch of Nonomuraea africana DNA encodes these proteins:
- a CDS encoding demethylmenaquinone methyltransferase, translated as MTRAQLDKQPHEVAAMFDRTARRYDLVNDVISLGQVRLWRKAVADAVDAGPGEIVLDLGAGTGTSTDAFTGLGARAIASDFSIGMLSTGVRRRGRNALTGPGLPFIAGDALNLPFADDAFDAVTISVALRNVHDTEQALREMLRVTKPGGRLVILEFSHVTVKSFDLIYREYLMKLLPKVAKVFGSNDDSYEYLAESIRDWHDQPALARVIQRAGWERVAWRNLNLGIVALHRGYKPQGSASRS; from the coding sequence ATGACCCGAGCTCAGTTGGACAAGCAGCCGCATGAGGTCGCCGCGATGTTCGATCGCACGGCCCGGCGATACGACCTCGTGAACGACGTCATCTCGCTCGGTCAGGTACGGCTGTGGCGCAAGGCCGTCGCCGACGCCGTCGACGCGGGGCCCGGCGAGATCGTCCTCGACCTCGGGGCGGGCACGGGCACCTCCACCGACGCCTTCACCGGCCTGGGCGCCCGCGCGATCGCCTCCGACTTCTCCATCGGCATGCTGAGCACGGGTGTCAGGCGCAGGGGGCGCAACGCGCTCACCGGCCCCGGCCTGCCGTTCATCGCCGGGGACGCGCTGAACCTGCCGTTCGCCGACGACGCCTTCGACGCCGTCACGATCTCGGTGGCGCTGCGCAACGTGCACGACACCGAGCAGGCGCTGCGCGAGATGCTCCGCGTCACCAAGCCGGGCGGCCGCCTGGTGATCCTCGAGTTCTCCCACGTGACGGTCAAGTCGTTCGACCTGATCTACCGCGAGTACCTGATGAAGCTGCTGCCCAAGGTGGCCAAGGTCTTCGGCTCGAACGACGACTCCTACGAGTACCTCGCCGAGTCCATCCGAGACTGGCACGACCAGCCGGCCCTGGCCCGGGTCATCCAGCGGGCCGGCTGGGAGCGGGTGGCGTGGCGCAACCTCAACCTGGGCATCGTCGCCCTGCACCGGGGCTACAAGCCCCAGGGGTCAGCTTCTCGGTCGTGA
- a CDS encoding DUF5753 domain-containing protein, whose protein sequence is MAREPSPTVSRRRLAAELRRLREDAQVTGTQVAQVLDGSSSKVSRMEKAQVIAHKDDVALLADFYHVPPVVREALLTLAEEAGEKGWWEAYGDSLAESYMSYIGLEAGAESMLTWQNVTVPGLLQTADYARSVNGSGHPLSAIPPAEAERAVRVRLRRQQLLEGPSPLVVDALLDESVLHRRFGPPEVMREQLQHILKMAQLPNVSVRIVPLDAPHGPSTHAFVLLKFPPRAGLDSIHEDLVYFEHATGAVFEERYTETYRVEQLFRQMSAEALTEEDSLKMLGELSR, encoded by the coding sequence GTGGCGCGGGAGCCGAGCCCCACCGTCAGCCGACGCCGACTCGCCGCAGAGCTGCGTCGACTCCGCGAGGATGCCCAGGTAACGGGAACCCAGGTCGCCCAGGTACTGGACGGGTCGTCCTCCAAGGTCTCCCGCATGGAAAAAGCCCAGGTGATCGCCCACAAGGACGACGTCGCCCTGCTGGCCGACTTCTACCATGTGCCGCCGGTCGTCCGTGAGGCGCTCCTCACCCTGGCGGAGGAGGCGGGCGAGAAGGGCTGGTGGGAGGCGTACGGAGACTCTCTCGCCGAGTCGTACATGAGTTACATCGGCCTCGAGGCCGGCGCCGAGTCGATGCTCACCTGGCAGAACGTCACCGTTCCCGGCCTGCTGCAGACGGCCGACTACGCGCGGAGCGTCAACGGCTCCGGGCATCCGCTCAGCGCCATTCCACCCGCCGAGGCCGAGCGGGCGGTACGCGTCAGGCTGCGCAGGCAGCAGCTGCTGGAAGGGCCCTCACCCCTGGTGGTGGACGCCCTGCTCGACGAGTCGGTGCTGCACCGCCGCTTCGGCCCTCCCGAGGTGATGCGCGAGCAGCTTCAGCACATACTCAAGATGGCGCAGCTGCCCAACGTCTCCGTCCGCATCGTGCCGCTCGACGCGCCGCACGGGCCGTCGACCCATGCGTTCGTGCTGCTGAAGTTCCCGCCCCGGGCGGGGCTGGACAGCATCCACGAGGACCTCGTGTACTTCGAGCACGCCACTGGTGCCGTGTTTGAGGAGCGATATACCGAGACGTACCGAGTTGAGCAGTTATTTCGTCAGATGTCCGCTGAGGCGTTGACCGAGGAGGATTCACTGAAGATGCTCGGAGAGCTCAGTCGGTGA
- a CDS encoding DUF397 domain-containing protein, producing MESATSEEIVWRKSSFSGPTGECVEVARIPGGGALVRDSKAPDEAVLRFSEGEWRAFVAGMLNGEFH from the coding sequence ATGGAGTCAGCGACCTCGGAGGAGATCGTATGGCGCAAGAGCAGCTTCAGCGGACCGACAGGCGAGTGCGTGGAGGTCGCCCGCATCCCTGGGGGAGGCGCGCTGGTCAGAGACTCCAAGGCGCCCGATGAGGCGGTTTTGCGGTTCAGCGAAGGTGAATGGCGAGCTTTCGTGGCCGGGATGCTGAACGGGGAGTTCCACTGA
- a CDS encoding DUF397 domain-containing protein, translating to MDAVVAGAAVGSWRKSSYSNISGECVEVAPAAGGVMVRDSKNPGGAVLAFTGGEWRAFLAGVRDAEFDL from the coding sequence GTGGACGCTGTTGTTGCTGGGGCTGCTGTCGGCAGCTGGCGCAAGAGTAGTTACAGCAACATCAGCGGCGAGTGTGTGGAGGTCGCTCCCGCCGCCGGTGGCGTGATGGTGCGCGACTCGAAGAACCCCGGTGGGGCGGTGCTGGCGTTCACCGGCGGAGAGTGGCGGGCCTTCCTCGCGGGGGTCCGCGACGCCGAGTTCGACCTCTGA
- a CDS encoding geranylgeranyl reductase family protein: MNAVDADVIVVGAGPAGSATAFYLAQSGLDVLLLEKTRFPREKVCGDGLTPRAVKQLMNMGVDIDAPGWVRNKGLRVVGGGGRYDLDWPQLDSFPDFGLVRTRQDFDQVVAATAVKAGVRLMEGVNVTGPILDDRSGHIVGVTTKDGASYRCRVVVAADGNSTRLALAMGLHKREDRPMGVAVRTYFESPRHDDDYLEIWLELWDEETLLPGYGWVFGVGDGTSNVGLGLLNTSDAFKNIDYRDLLKRWTRNMPAEWGFTEANMTAPIRGAALPMAFNRQPHYTRGLVLVGDSGGAINPFNGEGIAYAMETGEVAAEVIAKALRGTTAAQQERILRSYPQVLKDAYGGYFTLGRWFVEAIGKPGVMSFGTRHGLHHPSLMRFALKLLGNLTDRRGDASDRIINALAKVAPPA; this comes from the coding sequence ATGAACGCCGTTGACGCCGACGTCATCGTCGTCGGCGCGGGTCCCGCCGGATCGGCGACGGCGTTCTATCTCGCCCAGTCCGGGCTCGACGTGCTGCTGCTCGAGAAGACCCGTTTCCCCCGCGAGAAGGTCTGCGGCGACGGTCTGACCCCGCGGGCGGTCAAGCAGCTCATGAACATGGGCGTCGACATCGACGCTCCCGGATGGGTCAGGAACAAGGGCCTGCGCGTCGTGGGCGGCGGCGGTCGCTACGACCTCGACTGGCCGCAGCTCGACAGCTTCCCCGACTTCGGCCTGGTGCGCACCAGGCAGGACTTCGACCAGGTCGTCGCGGCCACCGCGGTGAAGGCCGGCGTCCGCCTGATGGAGGGCGTCAACGTCACCGGCCCGATCCTGGACGACCGCAGCGGGCACATCGTCGGTGTCACGACCAAGGACGGCGCCTCGTACCGCTGCCGCGTGGTGGTGGCCGCCGACGGCAACTCCACCAGGCTCGCGCTGGCGATGGGGCTGCACAAGCGGGAAGACCGTCCGATGGGCGTCGCCGTACGGACGTACTTCGAGTCCCCGCGCCACGATGACGACTACCTGGAGATCTGGCTGGAGCTCTGGGACGAGGAGACGTTGCTGCCCGGGTACGGGTGGGTGTTCGGCGTCGGCGACGGCACCTCCAACGTCGGCCTCGGGCTGCTCAACACCAGCGACGCGTTCAAGAACATCGACTACCGCGACCTGCTGAAGCGGTGGACGCGCAACATGCCCGCCGAGTGGGGCTTCACCGAGGCGAACATGACGGCCCCGATCAGGGGCGCGGCGCTGCCGATGGCGTTCAACCGGCAGCCGCACTACACCCGCGGCCTCGTACTCGTGGGCGACTCGGGCGGCGCGATCAACCCGTTCAACGGTGAAGGCATCGCCTACGCGATGGAGACGGGCGAGGTGGCGGCCGAGGTGATCGCCAAGGCGCTGCGCGGCACCACGGCGGCCCAGCAGGAGCGGATCCTGCGGAGCTACCCGCAGGTGCTCAAGGACGCCTACGGCGGATATTTCACGCTAGGCAGGTGGTTCGTCGAAGCTATTGGGAAGCCTGGCGTGATGAGCTTCGGCACGCGGCATGGTCTGCACCACCCCAGCCTGATGCGCTTCGCCCTCAAACTCCTTGGTAATCTCACCGACCGGCGAGGCGATGCGTCAGACCGGATCATCAACGCTCTCGCGAAGGTCGCCCCACCAGCATGA